One genomic segment of Candidatus Omnitrophota bacterium includes these proteins:
- a CDS encoding sodium:solute symporter family protein has product MQLQLNAIDIAIVIIYLVVTIGLGFWVSRRAAKNLDSYFLGGKSMPWYILGVSNASGMFDITGTMWLVYIGFVYGLKSVWLPWLWPTFNQIFLMVYLSTWLRRSNVLTGAEWITFRFGSGRGANLAYISVVIFALVSVVGFLAYDFKGIGKFASIFLPWDISENAYAVIILSVTAVYVVKGGMFSVVLTEILQFLIMTIASIVVGVIAMCKVSPQMIERMTPDGWQNLFFGWKLDLDWTGVLDSVNQKIVADGYSLFGIFFMMMMFKGILVSMAGPAPNYDMQRILATRNTREASLMSGFVNVVLFIPRYMLIAGLIILALGYFIPELKAMGDKPDFELILPYAIKNFVPIGLMGLLIAGLLAAFMSTFAATVNAAPAYIVNDIYKRFINPHAEPKKYVRISYAASVAVVVVGIGFGFVVESIDNITQWIVNALWAGYAASNVLKWYWWRFNGYGFFWGMISGIAAALIAPIAMAAYYPHLHAIYGFPPILAVSTLGCILGSLLTQPEDDAVLKKFYMRVRPWGFWGPIYQKVKQENPEFQKNNRFWLDFTNVLAGMVWQVGLVALPMFIVIRKTEGILTSLAVIAATTFILKVNWYDRLEKEDALPTETEYSAR; this is encoded by the coding sequence ATGCAACTGCAATTGAATGCGATCGATATCGCGATCGTCATCATTTATCTCGTCGTCACCATCGGGCTGGGATTTTGGGTGTCGCGCCGGGCTGCAAAAAACCTCGATTCCTATTTCCTGGGCGGCAAATCGATGCCGTGGTATATTCTGGGCGTCTCCAACGCATCCGGCATGTTCGACATTACCGGCACCATGTGGCTGGTCTACATCGGCTTCGTGTACGGCCTCAAAAGCGTCTGGCTGCCGTGGTTGTGGCCGACTTTCAACCAGATTTTCCTCATGGTTTATCTCAGCACCTGGCTGCGGCGCTCCAACGTGCTGACGGGCGCGGAATGGATAACGTTCCGCTTCGGTTCGGGCCGGGGCGCCAATCTCGCCTACATCAGCGTCGTCATCTTCGCCTTAGTCAGCGTAGTGGGCTTCCTCGCTTACGACTTCAAAGGCATTGGAAAATTCGCCTCCATCTTTCTGCCCTGGGATATCTCGGAAAACGCTTACGCCGTCATTATTCTCAGCGTAACCGCCGTATACGTGGTAAAGGGGGGAATGTTCAGCGTGGTGTTGACCGAAATATTGCAATTTCTCATCATGACGATCGCCTCCATCGTCGTGGGCGTCATCGCCATGTGCAAGGTCTCGCCCCAGATGATCGAACGCATGACGCCGGATGGATGGCAGAACCTCTTTTTCGGCTGGAAACTGGATTTGGATTGGACGGGCGTTCTCGATTCGGTGAATCAAAAAATCGTAGCCGACGGCTACTCGCTCTTCGGCATCTTCTTCATGATGATGATGTTCAAAGGAATTTTGGTCAGTATGGCCGGTCCGGCGCCCAATTACGATATGCAGAGAATTTTAGCCACCCGCAACACCCGCGAAGCGAGTCTGATGAGCGGATTCGTGAACGTGGTGTTGTTCATCCCGCGCTATATGCTGATCGCCGGATTAATTATTTTGGCGCTCGGCTATTTCATTCCGGAACTCAAAGCGATGGGAGACAAGCCCGATTTCGAGTTGATCCTGCCATACGCGATCAAAAATTTCGTTCCGATTGGATTGATGGGTTTGTTGATCGCCGGACTTTTGGCGGCGTTCATGTCCACATTTGCGGCCACGGTCAACGCCGCTCCGGCTTATATCGTCAACGATATCTATAAGCGTTTCATCAATCCCCATGCGGAGCCCAAAAAGTATGTCCGAATCAGTTATGCGGCGTCCGTCGCCGTGGTGGTGGTTGGCATAGGCTTCGGCTTCGTCGTGGAATCGATCGACAACATCACGCAGTGGATCGTGAATGCGCTTTGGGCGGGCTATGCCGCCTCCAATGTTTTGAAATGGTATTGGTGGCGCTTCAACGGCTATGGATTTTTCTGGGGGATGATCTCCGGCATCGCCGCCGCCTTGATCGCGCCTATCGCGATGGCGGCTTATTATCCCCATCTTCACGCTATATACGGTTTTCCGCCCATTCTGGCCGTTTCGACGCTGGGCTGCATCCTGGGAAGCCTTCTGACTCAACCGGAAGACGACGCCGTCTTGAAAAAATTTTATATGAGAGTACGCCCGTGGGGCTTCTGGGGACCGATTTACCAGAAAGTAAAGCAAGAGAATCCTGAGTTTCAAAAAAATAACCGATTCTGGTTGGATTTCACGAACGTTCTGGCAGGCATGGTCTGGCAGGTCGGCTTAGTCGCGCTGCCTATGTTTATCGTGATTCGCAAAACCGAAGGCATCCTAACGTCGCTTGCCGTTATCGCCGCGACTACATTCATATTAAAAGTGAATTGGTACGATCGTTTGGAAAAAGAAGACGCTTTGCCAACGGAAACCGAATATTCCGCGCGATAA
- a CDS encoding MFS transporter — protein MVKPRLKIWQIWNMSFGFLGIQFGWGLQMANMSSIYEYLGANPDQIPILWLAAPLTGLIVQPIIGYMSDRTWGCLGRRRPYFLMGALLSSFALVIMPNSSALWMAAGLLWILDASVNVSMEPFRAFVADLLPDEQLTLGFAMQSFLIGLGAVIASSLPWIMINILGISSESTSEMAIPLNVKMSFYIGACVFLLAVLWTIFTTKEYPPDNLEEFKRKKAKTAGAAGAIREIFHSILAMPKTMRQLALVQFFTWLCLFIMWLFFSPAVAFHFFGATSTQDPLYADGIAWGGICFAVYNGVAVPMALLLPTMARVFGNKQTHSICLFLGGLGLASAILFVGNHYLLIIPMICVGVAWSSILAMPYAILAGCLPKEKTGLYMGVFNFFIVLPQILAAVGGGWIMSHALHNNRLAAVVVAGASMITAAILVLRVEEQHREESSIEVSS, from the coding sequence GTGGTTAAACCGCGCTTAAAAATCTGGCAGATTTGGAACATGAGTTTTGGCTTTCTCGGCATTCAGTTCGGTTGGGGACTGCAGATGGCCAACATGAGTTCGATCTATGAATATCTCGGCGCCAATCCGGACCAGATTCCCATATTGTGGTTAGCCGCTCCTCTCACCGGATTGATTGTTCAACCCATCATCGGCTATATGAGCGATCGAACATGGGGATGCTTAGGCCGTCGCCGTCCTTACTTTTTGATGGGCGCATTATTAAGTTCATTCGCGCTTGTCATTATGCCCAATTCATCGGCATTATGGATGGCGGCAGGCTTATTATGGATTCTCGACGCGTCCGTAAACGTCAGCATGGAGCCATTTCGCGCTTTTGTCGCCGATTTGCTACCCGACGAACAATTAACGCTCGGCTTCGCCATGCAAAGTTTTCTGATCGGTTTAGGCGCAGTGATTGCCTCTTCGCTTCCGTGGATCATGATTAACATTTTAGGAATCAGCAGCGAAAGCACATCCGAAATGGCGATTCCGTTAAACGTGAAAATGTCGTTTTATATCGGCGCGTGCGTCTTTCTGCTCGCCGTTTTATGGACGATCTTCACTACCAAAGAATATCCTCCGGATAATTTGGAAGAATTCAAACGGAAGAAAGCGAAAACCGCAGGCGCGGCGGGAGCGATTCGCGAGATATTCCATTCCATTCTCGCCATGCCCAAAACCATGAGACAACTCGCCCTGGTTCAATTCTTCACTTGGTTGTGCCTGTTTATTATGTGGCTGTTTTTTTCGCCCGCCGTCGCGTTTCATTTTTTCGGCGCAACATCGACGCAAGATCCTCTCTACGCCGATGGAATCGCTTGGGGAGGCATTTGCTTCGCCGTCTATAACGGGGTGGCTGTGCCGATGGCTTTATTATTGCCGACTATGGCCCGAGTATTTGGGAACAAACAAACCCACTCGATTTGTTTGTTTTTGGGCGGACTGGGTTTGGCGTCTGCGATTCTATTTGTTGGCAATCACTATCTGCTTATCATCCCCATGATTTGCGTCGGCGTCGCCTGGTCGAGCATTTTGGCTATGCCTTATGCGATCCTTGCAGGCTGCCTGCCTAAAGAAAAAACGGGGTTGTATATGGGAGTATTTAATTTCTTCATCGTACTGCCTCAGATTCTTGCGGCGGTTGGCGGCGGCTGGATTATGAGCCATGCGCTTCACAACAACCGGCTGGCGGCGGTTGTCGTTGCGGGAGCAAGCATGATTACGGCGGCGATTCTTGTTCTTCGCGTTGAAGAACAGCATCGCGAAGAAAGTTCCATAGAGGTCTCATCATGA
- the malQ gene encoding 4-alpha-glucanotransferase — MIFERASGLLLHPTSLPGRYGIGDLGGSVYEFINFLHQSGQHYWQVLPLGHTGYGDSPYQSFSAFAGNPLLLSLELLRQKSWLTQNELDSLPSFPDDHVDYGAVIPAKLRLLQIAAKRFREKLSKSDRDNYHRFLEDNHWWLDDYALFIALKDRHKGAVWTQWPPELAHRNKEAIDHWNQRLSGEIESIKVWQYFFDRQWENVKQYANRHRIKIIGDIPIYVAHDSVDVWAHQHLFQLEADGSPTVVAGVPPDYFSVTGQLWGNPIYRWDIERGPVYSWWTDRFRHIFKQVDIVRLDHFRGFEAYWQVPAGEETAINGEWIEGPGAAFFERLQQEFGGELPIIAENLGVITAKVENLRKRFHFPGMAILQFAFGSGSDCKDLPHNYPQDITAYTGTHDNDTTMAWWLSSGENDSTRTAEEVDREKAYARKYLHTNGEEIHWDFIRALMASVANAAIIPVQDLLGLGGQARMNFPGRPSGNWQWRLQADWLTDEIRDRLLELTETYGRIPKIRNAENE; from the coding sequence ATGATTTTTGAACGAGCCAGCGGACTCTTGTTGCATCCAACATCGTTGCCGGGACGATATGGCATCGGCGATTTGGGCGGCTCTGTATATGAATTTATCAACTTCCTCCATCAAAGCGGTCAACATTACTGGCAGGTGCTGCCGCTAGGGCATACCGGGTACGGCGACTCCCCCTACCAATCGTTCTCCGCCTTTGCCGGCAATCCATTACTGTTAAGTTTGGAACTCTTGCGGCAAAAATCTTGGCTTACGCAAAACGAACTCGACTCATTGCCATCTTTTCCGGACGATCATGTCGATTACGGCGCCGTCATTCCCGCCAAATTGCGATTATTGCAAATCGCGGCGAAACGGTTTCGCGAAAAATTATCGAAAAGCGACCGCGACAATTATCATCGGTTTTTGGAGGACAATCATTGGTGGCTCGATGACTATGCGTTATTTATTGCATTGAAGGATCGCCATAAAGGAGCCGTTTGGACGCAGTGGCCGCCGGAGTTAGCGCATAGAAATAAAGAGGCGATCGATCATTGGAATCAACGATTGTCCGGCGAGATCGAATCGATTAAAGTATGGCAGTATTTCTTCGACAGACAGTGGGAGAATGTCAAACAATACGCCAATCGCCATCGAATAAAAATTATCGGCGATATTCCTATCTACGTCGCTCACGATAGCGTCGATGTCTGGGCCCATCAACATTTGTTTCAGCTCGAGGCGGACGGTTCTCCGACCGTCGTCGCCGGCGTCCCCCCCGATTATTTCAGCGTAACAGGACAATTATGGGGAAATCCCATCTACCGATGGGACATCGAACGCGGCCCGGTCTATTCATGGTGGACAGATCGTTTTCGCCATATATTCAAACAAGTCGACATTGTTCGATTGGATCATTTTCGCGGATTCGAAGCCTACTGGCAGGTTCCCGCAGGCGAAGAGACCGCCATCAACGGCGAATGGATCGAAGGGCCTGGCGCAGCATTTTTTGAACGCTTGCAGCAAGAATTCGGCGGCGAGTTGCCGATCATCGCCGAAAATCTCGGCGTAATCACCGCCAAAGTAGAAAATTTACGAAAGCGCTTTCATTTCCCCGGCATGGCCATATTGCAATTCGCCTTTGGAAGCGGCTCGGACTGCAAAGACCTTCCTCATAATTATCCCCAAGATATTACAGCCTACACAGGCACGCACGATAACGACACGACCATGGCGTGGTGGTTGTCAAGCGGAGAGAACGACAGCACGCGCACTGCGGAAGAAGTCGATCGAGAAAAGGCATACGCGCGCAAATATTTACATACGAACGGAGAGGAAATTCATTGGGATTTTATTCGCGCATTGATGGCGTCGGTTGCGAACGCCGCGATAATCCCCGTGCAGGACTTGTTAGGATTAGGCGGCCAAGCGCGCATGAATTTTCCCGGCCGTCCTTCAGGAAACTGGCAATGGCGATTGCAAGCCGATTGGTTGACGGATGAAATCCGAGATCGTTTGCTCGAACTGACGGAAACCTACGGCCGTATTCCAAAAATTAGAAACGCCGAAAACGAGTGA
- a CDS encoding cation:proton antiporter: protein MRSRSIAFFIMAALILIVRQYPFPLGESGIGGMAVALGGVILAAYLAGEILSRLRLPRISGYLFTGMALGPYIGGFLTNDMIRDFSLIDQIALALIALSAGGELRFASIRQRWRGIAYITLAQTISLFLAGAAVFFVIIHWLPFLSSLSFRGRLAASAIFGVISVAQSPSSTIAVITETRSSGKATEAILGVAVVKDVLVIVLFTALIPLVKISEQGGSFEWGFLGELAEELVFSCGAGLLAGWMISQYLKMIRIDAILFVLAFCYLVSEGSKTLHLDTLIICIIAGFWVTNASKQGKDLIETIENSSLIVYVIFFCIAGASLNLAALALAWAATIVLVLARMLAMAGSTWIGIRLSRDIYPSASSLWTAFLAQAGVSLGLVTILQREGISWGADLKTIVVTVIAVNQIVGPIALKFALQRSGETGKHRR, encoded by the coding sequence ATGCGCTCTCGGTCGATAGCGTTTTTTATTATGGCGGCTTTGATTCTAATTGTCCGCCAATACCCCTTTCCCTTAGGAGAAAGCGGAATAGGCGGCATGGCCGTCGCTTTGGGCGGGGTGATTCTCGCCGCCTATCTAGCGGGGGAAATTCTGTCTCGCTTGCGGCTGCCGCGCATTTCCGGATACCTCTTCACCGGCATGGCTTTGGGTCCTTATATCGGCGGCTTTTTGACGAATGACATGATCCGCGATTTTTCCTTGATCGATCAAATCGCGCTGGCCTTGATCGCGTTGTCCGCCGGGGGGGAATTGCGCTTCGCCTCTATACGACAAAGATGGCGGGGAATCGCCTACATCACGCTGGCGCAAACGATTTCTCTCTTTCTAGCCGGAGCCGCCGTTTTTTTCGTTATAATTCATTGGCTGCCTTTTCTTTCCTCGCTCTCTTTTCGCGGGCGGTTGGCGGCTTCGGCGATTTTCGGCGTTATATCCGTCGCCCAGTCGCCTTCTTCGACCATCGCCGTTATCACGGAAACTCGTTCTTCGGGAAAGGCTACGGAAGCCATTTTGGGCGTCGCCGTCGTCAAGGATGTTTTGGTGATCGTACTTTTTACGGCGTTGATTCCCCTTGTCAAAATTTCAGAACAGGGCGGCAGCTTCGAATGGGGCTTTTTGGGCGAGTTGGCCGAAGAACTCGTCTTTTCCTGCGGCGCGGGATTATTAGCGGGGTGGATGATTTCGCAATATCTGAAAATGATCCGCATCGACGCCATTCTCTTTGTGCTCGCCTTTTGCTATTTAGTTTCTGAAGGCTCGAAGACGCTGCACTTGGATACGCTGATTATATGCATCATCGCCGGATTCTGGGTTACGAACGCTTCGAAGCAAGGCAAAGATTTGATCGAGACGATCGAAAACAGTTCGTTAATCGTCTACGTGATTTTCTTCTGCATCGCCGGCGCTTCGTTGAATTTAGCCGCTTTAGCCTTAGCCTGGGCGGCGACGATCGTTTTGGTATTGGCGAGAATGCTGGCCATGGCGGGATCGACGTGGATCGGCATTCGTCTTTCGAGAGACATTTATCCTTCGGCGTCAAGTTTATGGACGGCGTTCCTGGCGCAGGCGGGCGTCAGCCTGGGTTTGGTTACGATCTTGCAAAGAGAAGGCATCTCCTGGGGCGCCGATTTGAAAACTATTGTCGTCACCGTCATCGCCGTGAATCAAATCGTCGGCCCTATCGCATTAAAATTCGCGCTGCAGCGTTCCGGGGAGACGGGGAAGCATCGGCGATGA
- a CDS encoding alpha-amylase family glycosyl hydrolase, producing the protein MKRTRSIAIAFIIACFTHSVLSQSIIHKVEPPNWWTNHSWNPIRLLIHGKNLQGARVVSHHNGVQIGLVSINQSGTYAFVDLHIDKNAGLGNVSLELSTHDEQEQIPFSLQKPLTREGRFQGISSDDVIYLLMPDRFANGDASNDNPSQSAGLCNRLKTRYYHGGDFQGIIDKLPYLKDLGVTALWLNPIYDNHNALNEKEIYDEGPITDYHGYGAVDFYGVEEHFGDFDLFRKLVDQAHAHGIKVVMDQVANHTSPYHRWVKDPPTPTWYNGSEGQHLKNVWQTWTLNDPYASDAAQKDTLEGWFIDILPDLNQNDKETALYLIQNSLWWIGVSGIDAIRQDTLPYVPRSYWRDWAKAVKKEYPHFILLGEMFDGDPAKVSFYQGGRSRFDGIDSGIDALFDFPLFYKIRDAFAKQKSLREAVIALSKDWLYENPELLVTFLGLHDVARFMNEENATVEGLKLAYTFLMTTRGVPLIYYGDEIAMPGGGDPDNRRDFPGGWPDDERNAFYESGRTEQEQSVLKHVQTLASLRRTMAPLRGGRLVHLVINDQEYVYARILDKHAAIIAINNFNEWKNLLVPVHTLGLDDGLILRDCLKIHSDVRIDKQFISIKLPPRSGIFLCNNN; encoded by the coding sequence ATGAAACGAACTCGTTCGATTGCTATTGCCTTTATCATCGCTTGTTTTACTCACTCGGTTCTATCGCAATCCATCATCCATAAAGTCGAACCGCCCAATTGGTGGACGAATCATTCCTGGAATCCCATTCGCCTATTAATCCATGGAAAAAACTTGCAAGGCGCTCGCGTTGTTTCGCATCACAACGGCGTTCAAATCGGATTAGTAAGCATAAATCAGAGCGGAACCTATGCATTTGTCGATCTGCATATCGATAAAAACGCCGGTCTTGGAAACGTTTCTTTAGAACTTTCCACTCATGATGAGCAGGAACAAATTCCTTTTTCTCTGCAAAAGCCCCTAACGCGAGAAGGACGCTTTCAAGGCATCTCAAGCGATGACGTGATTTATTTGTTAATGCCAGACCGGTTTGCCAATGGAGATGCAAGCAACGACAATCCTTCCCAATCGGCTGGATTGTGCAACCGCTTAAAAACGCGCTACTATCATGGAGGAGATTTTCAAGGCATTATTGACAAACTGCCTTATCTCAAAGATCTCGGCGTTACGGCGTTATGGTTAAATCCCATTTACGACAACCATAACGCGCTCAATGAGAAGGAAATTTACGACGAAGGTCCAATTACGGATTATCATGGCTATGGAGCCGTCGATTTTTATGGCGTGGAAGAACACTTCGGCGATTTTGATTTGTTTCGCAAACTTGTCGATCAAGCTCATGCGCATGGAATCAAAGTCGTCATGGACCAAGTGGCGAACCATACAAGCCCTTATCATCGCTGGGTGAAAGATCCGCCAACGCCTACATGGTATAATGGCAGCGAGGGCCAGCATTTGAAGAACGTCTGGCAAACATGGACGTTAAACGATCCCTACGCGTCGGACGCGGCTCAAAAAGATACTCTTGAGGGATGGTTTATCGACATTTTGCCCGACCTAAACCAAAACGACAAGGAAACAGCATTATACTTAATCCAAAATTCACTTTGGTGGATTGGCGTATCGGGAATCGACGCCATTCGACAAGATACGCTGCCTTATGTTCCTCGTTCCTATTGGCGCGACTGGGCGAAAGCCGTTAAGAAAGAGTATCCTCATTTTATATTGCTTGGCGAAATGTTCGACGGCGATCCTGCCAAAGTATCGTTCTATCAAGGCGGCCGCTCTCGCTTCGACGGCATCGATTCCGGAATCGATGCTTTATTTGACTTTCCTCTATTTTACAAAATACGCGACGCGTTCGCGAAACAAAAATCCTTGCGCGAAGCCGTTATCGCATTGAGCAAAGATTGGTTATATGAAAATCCAGAGTTGCTTGTGACGTTTTTGGGATTGCATGACGTCGCCCGCTTCATGAACGAAGAAAACGCCACGGTGGAAGGATTGAAACTCGCCTATACCTTTTTGATGACGACGCGCGGCGTTCCTCTTATTTATTACGGCGATGAAATCGCCATGCCGGGCGGCGGCGATCCGGACAATCGCCGAGATTTCCCCGGCGGTTGGCCTGACGACGAGCGCAATGCGTTTTATGAATCTGGCCGGACGGAGCAAGAGCAAAGCGTATTGAAACACGTCCAGACGCTCGCATCATTGCGCCGAACCATGGCGCCGCTGCGCGGCGGGCGTTTAGTCCATCTTGTCATAAACGACCAAGAGTATGTCTATGCGCGCATCCTCGATAAACATGCCGCAATCATTGCCATTAACAATTTCAATGAATGGAAGAATTTGCTCGTTCCCGTCCATACGCTTGGCTTAGACGATGGATTGATTCTGAGAGACTGCCTTAAAATCCATAGCGATGTACGAATCGATAAGCAATTCATATCCATAAAGCTACCCCCGCGCAGCGGAATATTTTTATGCAATAACAATTAG
- a CDS encoding Gfo/Idh/MocA family oxidoreductase produces MKATKTTRRSFFKNGAMGAAAFTIVPNSVLVRNGVASPNDKLNLAAIGVGGRGGDDLRNAVSENIVALCDVDSRSAARSFRQFPNAKPFKDFRVMFDQMEKEIDAVLVATPDHCHSVAAMAALKRKKHLFCEKPLCHSIYETRMVTEAARQAGVITQMGNQGHSSDEIRMLCEWIADGVVGEIREVYAWSDRPVGGDPWSMFLVQARPKETPPVPEGLDWDLWLGPVAFRPYHPDYCPTKWRSWLAFGTGAIGDMGCHIMDPAFWAMNLGAPEYVEATTTHWEPEISAETYPRAAIVRYQFPARGIHPPVKLTWFDGRLKPPIPANYINGEKLGGNGAMFVGEKGIILHGSHGAGSLRLEPESLMKEYNRPPATIPRVKGGQGGHVQDWLRACKDGKPSSASFEYGGALTEMALLGVLAMQVKDERLYWDPQHMEIKNNDKANAIVHPTFREGWSL; encoded by the coding sequence ATGAAAGCAACGAAAACCACGAGACGCAGTTTCTTTAAGAACGGCGCGATGGGCGCCGCCGCTTTTACCATTGTTCCCAATTCGGTTCTGGTACGCAACGGCGTTGCCTCGCCCAACGATAAATTGAATCTCGCCGCCATCGGCGTAGGCGGACGGGGCGGCGACGATCTTCGAAACGCCGTCTCGGAAAATATCGTCGCCTTGTGCGACGTGGATTCCCGCAGCGCCGCGCGTTCGTTCAGGCAATTTCCCAACGCCAAACCGTTTAAAGATTTCCGCGTCATGTTCGACCAAATGGAAAAAGAAATCGACGCCGTCCTCGTCGCCACTCCCGATCATTGCCACTCCGTCGCCGCTATGGCCGCGTTGAAGCGCAAGAAGCATCTGTTCTGCGAAAAACCACTATGCCATTCGATCTACGAGACGCGGATGGTAACCGAAGCGGCGCGCCAGGCCGGCGTGATAACGCAAATGGGCAATCAAGGCCATTCCTCCGACGAGATTCGTATGCTCTGCGAGTGGATCGCCGATGGCGTTGTGGGAGAAATCCGCGAAGTCTACGCATGGAGCGACCGCCCCGTCGGCGGCGATCCTTGGTCGATGTTTCTAGTGCAGGCTCGTCCCAAAGAAACGCCGCCCGTCCCAGAAGGTTTGGATTGGGATTTATGGCTTGGCCCCGTCGCTTTCCGTCCTTATCACCCAGATTATTGCCCCACGAAATGGCGCAGCTGGCTCGCTTTCGGCACCGGCGCCATCGGCGATATGGGATGCCATATCATGGACCCGGCCTTCTGGGCGATGAACCTCGGCGCTCCCGAATACGTGGAAGCGACAACCACCCATTGGGAGCCGGAAATCAGCGCCGAAACCTATCCCCGCGCCGCCATCGTGCGTTACCAATTTCCGGCTCGCGGCATTCATCCTCCAGTGAAACTAACTTGGTTCGACGGCAGGTTGAAGCCGCCCATCCCGGCGAATTATATCAATGGAGAGAAGCTGGGCGGCAACGGCGCCATGTTCGTAGGCGAGAAGGGAATTATCCTGCATGGCTCCCACGGCGCGGGCAGCCTTCGCTTGGAACCGGAATCGCTAATGAAGGAATATAATCGCCCCCCGGCGACGATTCCGCGAGTAAAGGGCGGCCAAGGCGGACACGTGCAGGATTGGCTGCGCGCCTGTAAAGACGGCAAGCCCTCCAGCGCCAGTTTCGAATACGGCGGCGCCTTGACCGAAATGGCGCTGTTAGGCGTACTCGCCATGCAAGTCAAAGACGAACGCTTGTATTGGGATCCGCAACATATGGAAATCAAAAACAACGATAAAGCCAACGCCATCGTCCATCCAACGTTCCGCGAAGGATGGTCGTTGTAA